One genomic segment of bacterium includes these proteins:
- a CDS encoding PTS fructose transporter subunit IIA, whose translation MIGIVIVTHGELGAKLVETGQWIGLKKENLEIVSFFPSEGLDDLSNKISNAIKKVDKGDGVVLLTDLLHGSCSKVAGEFLEQKGIEVICGVNLPMIISLMSHQDLDLHQAVKKAKESSRKDIVSLRELLKGKKE comes from the coding sequence ATGATTGGAATAGTTATTGTTACACATGGTGAATTAGGGGCTAAACTTGTTGAGACTGGACAATGGATAGGGCTTAAAAAGGAAAATTTAGAAATCGTCTCTTTTTTCCCGAGTGAAGGATTGGATGATTTATCTAACAAAATTTCAAATGCCATTAAAAAAGTAGATAAAGGAGATGGTGTAGTCCTATTAACAGATTTACTTCACGGTAGTTGTTCAAAAGTAGCTGGTGAGTTTCTTGAACAAAAAGGAATTGAGGTAATTTGTGGAGTAAATTTACCGATGATTATCAGTCTTATGTCTCATCAAGATTTAGATTTACACCAGGCAGTTAAAAAAGCCAAAGAATCATCAAGAAAAGATATTGTAAGTCTGAGAGAACTATTGAAGGGGAAAAAAGAATAA
- a CDS encoding PTS sugar transporter subunit IIB, with amino-acid sequence MAIDLIRIDDRFIHGLVIIGWARALRCKQIVVANDKVAKNEPQKKLMRIATPDEIKIFILTINEAADLIKKGQFDILPTILLISNPKDALQLVQEGVSIKNINVGGMKFTPDRKQLFPSISMNDEEMQVCRQLAANYGIELEVRTSPESPAANLLDHI; translated from the coding sequence ATGGCTATAGATTTAATTCGAATTGATGATAGATTTATTCATGGCTTAGTCATCATCGGCTGGGCAAGGGCATTAAGGTGCAAACAAATCGTAGTTGCCAACGATAAAGTCGCTAAAAATGAACCTCAAAAGAAATTAATGAGGATAGCTACCCCAGATGAAATAAAGATATTTATTCTCACTATCAATGAAGCCGCTGACTTAATCAAAAAAGGACAATTTGACATACTTCCTACCATATTACTTATTTCTAATCCGAAAGATGCCCTGCAATTAGTCCAGGAGGGTGTCTCTATTAAAAATATAAATGTCGGAGGAATGAAATTTACACCGGACAGAAAACAGTTATTTCCTTCTATTTCAATGAATGATGAAGAAATGCAGGTATGTCGTCAATTAGCCGCTAATTATGGAATTGAACTTGAAGTAAGAACTTCACCTGAGTCTCCAGCGGCTAATCTCCTTGACCATATATAA
- a CDS encoding HD domain-containing phosphohydrolase has product MMYIQEFLQKTDLLNKLAQITGIPLFIVDSNQQVFQSTKLCELIKHKGRCMGNHLSILSEVMSSGQSCVQECDTEYLRVGLPIITNEGTIGVLIGCGLSSKKQEIKQNILLINDIIQNFINKEDMAKEVGVLYEELNLLYEIARTVSNIFDVDEICQMLVEKAVEIIRVERASLMLLDREREFLKIVAAHGIPQEIVKNTRIKVGEGVAGKVVKEGKPLIVSDAEAENLSEEERMKRYKTKSFISLPIISVPLKAVGEIIGVINLTDKIDRSIFTSRDLKLLTAMATQGAIAIKNFWLFTDAKELFFNTVKSLSSTIDAKDTYTYGHSERVSKIALAIAEELNLSFKEKEIIYLAGLLHDVGKIGIPEEILHKPSKLNEKEYSEIKKHPTISAQIIGTIRQMEEVVPIILHHHERFEGRGYPNGLKGKDIPLGSRILAIADTFDAMTSNRPYRDKFTIDYAIAEIKKYSNIQFDPQVTRAFLSAIEKGKILNE; this is encoded by the coding sequence ATGATGTATATTCAAGAATTCCTACAAAAAACAGATTTATTAAATAAACTTGCCCAAATAACAGGTATCCCTTTATTTATTGTTGATTCTAACCAACAGGTATTTCAGAGCACTAAACTTTGTGAATTGATTAAACATAAAGGAAGATGTATGGGTAATCACCTTTCTATCCTCTCTGAGGTAATGAGTTCAGGTCAATCCTGTGTCCAAGAATGTGATACTGAATATTTAAGAGTAGGATTACCTATAATTACTAATGAAGGAACAATTGGGGTTTTAATCGGTTGTGGGCTATCCAGTAAAAAACAAGAGATTAAACAGAATATTCTGTTAATCAATGATATTATCCAAAACTTTATAAATAAAGAAGATATGGCTAAAGAAGTGGGAGTGCTTTATGAAGAATTAAATCTTTTATACGAGATAGCCAGGACCGTAAGTAATATATTTGATGTAGATGAAATATGTCAAATGTTAGTGGAAAAGGCAGTAGAGATAATCCGAGTAGAACGGGCATCATTAATGCTTCTTGACCGTGAGCGTGAATTTCTTAAAATTGTTGCCGCTCATGGCATCCCTCAAGAAATAGTCAAAAATACTCGAATAAAGGTAGGAGAAGGAGTTGCGGGCAAGGTCGTAAAAGAGGGGAAACCCTTGATTGTCTCGGATGCAGAGGCAGAAAATCTCTCTGAAGAAGAAAGAATGAAAAGATATAAAACTAAATCGTTTATTAGTCTGCCAATAATATCGGTTCCTTTGAAGGCAGTCGGAGAGATTATTGGTGTCATAAATTTGACCGATAAAATAGACCGCAGTATTTTTACATCACGGGATTTAAAATTGCTTACCGCTATGGCTACTCAAGGGGCAATAGCGATTAAAAATTTCTGGCTATTTACAGATGCTAAAGAACTCTTTTTCAATACGGTTAAATCTCTATCCTCAACCATCGATGCAAAAGATACTTATACCTACGGTCATTCTGAAAGAGTAAGCAAAATAGCCTTAGCCATAGCTGAGGAACTTAATCTTTCGTTTAAGGAAAAAGAAATAATATATTTAGCCGGGCTTTTACATGATGTGGGTAAAATAGGTATTCCGGAGGAAATTTTGCATAAACCATCAAAATTAAATGAAAAAGAATATAGCGAGATAAAAAAACATCCCACCATAAGTGCTCAAATTATAGGCACAATAAGACAAATGGAAGAGGTTGTTCCCATCATACTCCATCATCATGAACGATTTGAGGGTAGAGGCTATCCTAACGGATTAAAAGGAAAAGATATACCTCTTGGCAGCAGGATATTAGCTATTGCCGATACATTTGATGCGATGACTTCAAATAGACCTTATCGGGACAAGTTTACTATAGACTATGCCATTGCCGAGATAAAAAAGTATTCAAATATCCAATTTGACCCACAG